Proteins encoded by one window of Blautia luti:
- a CDS encoding YihY/virulence factor BrkB family protein, whose translation MEREKEKRSVVTLLLGFMKRVSGDHVGAYATQAAYFLILSFIPCILFLTTLVRYTPLTYNVVRDAIVAFVPENIQSFVLGIVVDVYKRSTTIMPLSALVALWSAGKGMQSVINGLNTIYHVKETRNWFMTRIYAVFYTMCLVIALIICLLLLVLGNRIQETVSVYIPFLGRIIGRVIGARTGLVFAVLFFVFLLLYKVLPNRPATFKSQIPGALIIAIAWSIFSYGFSFYFEIFPGFSNMYGSLTTIIMVMIWLYVCMNLLMYGAEINAYFEKDFRHAHRSVIGRISQEKERIQASRNIELENKIAVSEEKEDDSTKNHT comes from the coding sequence ATGGAAAGGGAAAAGGAAAAAAGGTCAGTAGTCACGCTTCTGCTTGGATTTATGAAACGTGTTTCCGGAGACCATGTAGGAGCATATGCTACACAGGCCGCATATTTTTTAATTTTATCCTTTATTCCGTGTATATTGTTTCTGACCACACTGGTTAGGTACACGCCTCTTACCTATAATGTGGTAAGGGACGCGATCGTTGCATTTGTTCCGGAGAATATTCAGAGTTTCGTACTGGGAATCGTGGTGGATGTATATAAACGAAGCACTACTATTATGCCTCTTTCTGCGCTGGTTGCTCTGTGGTCTGCGGGAAAGGGAATGCAGTCGGTAATCAATGGACTGAATACGATCTATCATGTAAAAGAAACCCGTAACTGGTTTATGACCAGGATTTATGCTGTATTTTATACCATGTGCCTGGTGATCGCCCTGATCATCTGTCTGCTTTTGCTGGTTCTGGGCAACAGGATCCAGGAGACGGTTTCTGTATACATTCCGTTTTTGGGAAGGATCATCGGCAGGGTGATCGGAGCCAGAACCGGCCTGGTATTTGCAGTGCTGTTCTTTGTGTTCCTGCTGCTGTACAAGGTTCTTCCCAACAGACCGGCCACATTTAAAAGTCAGATACCCGGGGCATTGATCATTGCCATTGCATGGTCGATCTTCTCGTATGGATTTTCCTTTTATTTCGAAATATTTCCGGGTTTCAGCAACATGTATGGCAGCCTGACTACGATCATTATGGTGATGATCTGGCTGTATGTGTGTATGAACCTGCTTATGTACGGTGCTGAGATCAATGCTTATTTTGAGAAGGATTTCCGTCATGCACACAGATCTGTGATAGGAAGGATCTCTCAGGAGAAAGAAAGGATACAAGCCTCCAGAAACATAGAACTGGAGAATAAAATTGCCGTTTCCGAAGAAAAAGAAGATGACAGTACGAAAAATCATACTTGA
- a CDS encoding SpoIID/LytB domain-containing protein, whose product MKKTRFFYGTNCILLMLLGWGILFNEAVKREGRREISESVEIMISQTPEKEQDRQEKNQETVEEDTGNLQEEPDIRVLLTGTDYRTYEQEQVSGICGGKAFTCTAADSRVQDGPLILDGGEEGITVTSIERQCGNPIYYGKLEIIKNGEKLNLINELPLEKYLEAVVPSEMPASYEPQALRAQAVCARTYAWKHIQEKGIDGYNADVDDSVNYQVYGNVFPETSTDQAVKDTFGQIMMKDGEPVEAYYFSTSAGITSTDEIWGARKPAAYLKSVVCDFDRDSPWRSWKTVLPWQKLQEQVRILFEDDSELMTVEAVKKNESGAVISLQVTTKKESYEINQEYSIRKFLSPEGCTITEKDGTKIEGGTLLPSAYFTLKQKKEEGLEITGGGYGHGVGMSQNGADKMADQGYTWEEILEYFFNQVRIETVY is encoded by the coding sequence ATGAAGAAAACCAGATTTTTTTATGGGACAAATTGTATACTGCTGATGCTGCTGGGATGGGGAATCCTTTTTAACGAAGCAGTAAAAAGAGAAGGGCGGCGGGAAATAAGCGAATCTGTGGAAATTATGATCTCCCAGACACCGGAGAAAGAACAGGACAGGCAGGAAAAGAATCAGGAGACTGTTGAAGAGGATACAGGTAATTTACAGGAAGAACCGGATATCAGAGTACTTTTGACAGGAACAGATTACAGGACTTATGAACAGGAACAGGTTTCCGGTATCTGCGGCGGGAAAGCATTTACCTGTACTGCAGCTGATAGCAGGGTGCAGGACGGACCGCTAATCCTGGACGGAGGGGAAGAAGGAATTACAGTTACTTCTATTGAACGACAATGTGGAAATCCTATATATTACGGGAAACTGGAGATTATAAAAAACGGAGAGAAATTAAACCTGATTAATGAACTTCCCCTGGAAAAATATCTGGAAGCAGTAGTGCCAAGTGAAATGCCTGCTTCTTATGAGCCCCAGGCACTTCGCGCACAGGCTGTATGTGCCCGGACATATGCCTGGAAACACATTCAGGAGAAAGGAATTGACGGATATAATGCAGATGTGGATGACAGTGTAAATTATCAGGTATATGGCAATGTTTTTCCGGAAACATCCACAGATCAGGCTGTAAAAGACACCTTTGGACAGATTATGATGAAGGATGGAGAACCTGTAGAGGCCTATTATTTTTCAACTTCAGCAGGAATTACCAGTACAGATGAAATATGGGGTGCCAGGAAACCGGCTGCTTATCTGAAAAGTGTGGTCTGTGATTTTGACAGAGATTCTCCTTGGAGAAGCTGGAAGACAGTACTTCCCTGGCAGAAACTGCAGGAACAGGTCAGGATACTGTTTGAAGATGATAGCGAACTGATGACTGTGGAGGCAGTAAAGAAGAATGAAAGCGGCGCAGTGATCAGCCTCCAGGTGACTACAAAAAAGGAAAGTTATGAGATCAATCAGGAATATTCCATACGGAAGTTTCTTTCGCCGGAGGGATGCACGATCACAGAAAAAGACGGCACAAAGATAGAGGGCGGAACCCTTTTGCCGAGTGCCTATTTCACATTGAAACAGAAGAAAGAAGAGGGCCTAGAAATTACCGGAGGGGGATATGGACATGGTGTGGGAATGAGCCAGAACGGAGCGGATAAAATGGCAGATCAGGGCTATACCTGGGAGGAAATTCTGGAGTATTTCTTTAACCAGGTGAGAATTGAAACGGTCTACTGA